In a genomic window of Quercus lobata isolate SW786 chromosome 4, ValleyOak3.0 Primary Assembly, whole genome shotgun sequence:
- the LOC115985945 gene encoding uncharacterized protein LOC115985945 translates to MEILPEVNPLAQSSSRVEAIDALTSMTGSTSRNTRGTTRSIVVRVHVEKSDKMPVRIAAEYDAPIGKNVCKLVNQIGHGFTLSPHDTALFVQRFSNGITLILLYVDDMIITGDDSIDVRFLQHFLSQHFEMKDLGSLSYFLGLKVISSSEGYYLSQAKYASDLLSKASITNNKTISTPLEYSAKLTPLDGEPISDATSYCQLVGSLIYFTITRPDISHAVGMVNKFMDAPHSVHYASILWILRYVKDTLCHGLYYSSRSSLEFHAYSNVNWVGDPTDRCSITDFCFLFGTSLVSWRSKKQDVVSHSSTEVEYHALADTTCELVRLHWLLADMDASQPTATPLYCDNRSAIYITRKDVFHERTKHIEIDRHINRQHLKKGNLKLFSISSIE, encoded by the exons ATGGAAATACTTCCTGAAGTAAATCCTCTCGCCCAAAGTTCTTCTAGAGTGGAGGCTATTGACGCATTAACTAGCATGACTG GATCTACTAGCAGAAATACTCGTGGAACAACACGTAGTATAGTAGTACGGGTACATGTTGAAAAAAGTGATAAGATGCCCGTACGTATAGCTGCAGAGTATGATGCTCCTATTGGGAAGAATGTGTGCAAGCTTGTCAATCAAATTGGC CACGGTTTCACTTTGAGTCCTCATGACACTGCTCTCTTTGTTCAAAGATTCTCTAATGGtatcactcttattcttctttatgttgatgatatgattattactgGAGATGATTCTATAGATGTTCGCTTTCTTCAGCACTTCCTTAGTCaacattttgagatgaaagatctgggctctctcagctattttcttgggctGAAGGTTATCTCATCCTCTGAAGGCTACTATCTTTCCCAAGCTAAATATGCTTCTGATCTTCTCTCCAAAGCCAGTATCACCAACAACAAGACTATTTCCACTCCCTTGGAATACAGTGCAAAGCTCACACCCTTGGATGGTGAACCTATATCCGATGCTACTAGCTATTGTCAGTTGGTTGGTAGTTTGATCTATTTCACTATTACTCGTCCGGATATTTCACATGCCGTGGGTATGGTCAATAAGTTCATGGATGCCCCTCATTCTGTCCACTATGCTTCCATTCTTTGGATTCTTCGATATGTCAAGGACACACTTTGTCATGGACTCTACTACTCCTCTCGGTCTTCTCTCGAGTTTCATGCTTATTCAAATGTGAATTGGGTAGGTGATCCGACTGATCGATGCTCTATCACAGATTTCTGTTTCCTATTTGGTACTTCTCTTGTCTCATGGCGTAGTAAGAAGCAGGATGTGGTTTCCCATTCCAGTACTGAGGTTGAGTATCATGCCCTTGCAGACACCACCTGCGAGCTTGTCAGGCTACATTGGCTCttggctgacatggatgctTCACAGCCCACtgccactcctctttattgtgacaatcgtAGTGCTATCTACATTACTCGTAaagatgtcttccatgaacgcacCAAGCATATTGAGATCGACCGCCACATCAATCGCCAGCATCTTAAGAAAGGCAATCTCAAGTTGTTCTCCATCTCCTCTATTGAATAG